The proteins below come from a single Biomphalaria glabrata chromosome 10, xgBioGlab47.1, whole genome shotgun sequence genomic window:
- the LOC106069154 gene encoding uncharacterized protein LOC106069154: protein MREYRGGICEVFGVDIEHVLQNEKLKKIAQVKNRQDPNIKRVLKVCYKDETEEGNVAASHFLTEVVLLAGLKHPFIMSMEAVGSFPKYFGFVMPFYEQGTLTMALPMMTHELRDEWLVQLCCGIKFLHDRGVAHRDLKTDNILLTSKNNVVIADFGLGNYASSTGHLVTTIKGTYMYISPEQWISQKFDCFKCDLYALGVVYWCMFYKTNVIELQPKDPLLTIVSQTFNDPAIDREILFCLLEEDPAKRFSVLSLINLLSDSERFDHRIKLLRVALRNYDNENTTDEKTIDEDKAMVKGSLSDFIWKLAATFVAVIVLGVIVIAVWDLKSLNRMYNTFHSSSPESKPNQEDVIASEV, encoded by the exons ATGAGAGAATATCGTGGAGGCATCTGTGAGGTCTTTGGTGTAGATATTGAGCACGTGCTTCAGAACGAGAAGCTGAAAAAAATTGCGCAAGTGAAAAACAGACAGGATCCCAACATCAAGCGCGTGTTAAAAGTTTGTTACAAAGACGAGACCGAGGAAGGAAATGTGGCCGCAAGTCATTTCTTAACAGAGGTGGTGCTTCTAGCCGGGCTCAAACATCCGTTTATCATGAGCATGGAGGCCGTGGGTTCATTTCCCAAATATTTTGGATTTGTGATGCCATTCTACGAGCAGGGCACACTGACCATGGCGCTGCCAATGATGACGCATGAGTTGAGAGATGAATGGTTGGTGCAGCTTTGCTGTGGAATCAAGTTTCTTCACGACAGAGGAGTCGCTCATAGGGACTTGAAAACTGACAACATTCTACTCACTAGTAAAAATAATGTGGTCATCGCTGATTTCGGTTTAGGGAACTACGCGTCTTCCACTGGACACTTAGTTACCACTATAAAGGGGACATACATGTATATATCCCCTGAACAGTGGATATCACAGAAATTCGATTGCTTTAAA TGTGACTTGTACGCCCTTGGAGTCGTCTACTGGTGTATGTTTTACAAGACGAATGTCATAGAGCTGCAGCCCAAGGATCCACTTCTAACGATAGTTTCACAAACATTCAACGATCCAGCAATTGACAG GGAAATTTTGTTCTGTCTCTTGGAAGAGGACCCTGCAAAGAGATTTTCAGTGCTGAGTTTGATCAATTTACTGAGCGACTCAGAACGTTTTGATCACAGAATTAAACTGCTAAGAG TGGCACTGAGAAACTACGATAATGAGAATACAACTGATGAAAAAACTATCGATGAAGACAAAGCAATGGTCAAAGGGTCGCTCTCTGATTTTATCTGGAAACTCGCAGCCACCTTCGTCGCCGTGATAGTGCTCGGCGTTATCGTCATTGCGGTCTGGGACTTGAAGTCATTGAATAGAATGTACAATACTTTTCATTCGTCTAGTCCAGAAAGTAAGCCCAACCAGGAGGATGTCATAGCATCGGAAGTATAG